From the genome of Pseudomonas sp. AB6, one region includes:
- a CDS encoding COX15/CtaA family protein: protein MARPGFRLALLATLLALAVIVLGAFTRLTHAGLGCPDWPGCYGFISVPNTEAQLAHAELHFPDTPVEPHKGRNEMIHRYFAGSLALMIIVLAAQALRRRHHEGQPFKLPMVMLGVVVAQAAFGMWTVTLKLWPQVVTAHLLGGVATLSLLFLLTLRLSGALAPLPELPPRLRHLAALGLVLVVAQIALGGWVSSNYAAVACIDLPTCHGQWWPKADFVNGFRLTQHIGPNYLGGQLDSDARTAIHITHRLGALLVTLVLLVLAWQLKRAGLKGMASLVVMALGLQVALGISNVVFHLPLPIAVAHNVGGAVLMLAVTLVNYRARSARSWATRTTPRLGIEAMDHGHGYLHPGK, encoded by the coding sequence ATGGCCAGACCTGGATTTCGCCTCGCTTTACTTGCCACGCTGCTTGCGCTGGCTGTGATCGTACTCGGTGCCTTTACCCGGCTGACGCATGCCGGTCTAGGCTGTCCTGACTGGCCGGGTTGCTACGGTTTTATCAGTGTGCCTAACACCGAGGCACAGCTGGCACATGCCGAACTGCACTTCCCCGATACGCCGGTAGAGCCACATAAGGGCCGCAATGAGATGATTCACCGGTATTTTGCGGGCAGCTTGGCGTTGATGATCATTGTGCTAGCGGCACAAGCGTTACGTCGTAGGCATCATGAGGGGCAACCGTTCAAGTTGCCGATGGTGATGCTTGGGGTGGTGGTTGCCCAAGCGGCGTTTGGTATGTGGACGGTGACCCTCAAGCTTTGGCCGCAGGTGGTCACGGCTCACTTGCTGGGAGGGGTCGCCACGTTAAGCCTTTTGTTTTTGCTAACACTGCGGTTATCTGGCGCTTTAGCTCCGCTGCCAGAGTTGCCCCCGCGGTTGCGTCATTTGGCCGCACTGGGATTGGTGTTGGTGGTGGCGCAAATCGCCTTGGGCGGTTGGGTCAGTTCCAACTACGCGGCCGTGGCGTGCATTGATTTACCAACGTGTCATGGCCAATGGTGGCCCAAAGCGGACTTCGTCAACGGTTTTCGTCTGACCCAACACATTGGCCCGAATTACTTGGGCGGGCAATTGGACAGTGATGCGCGCACAGCGATTCACATCACCCATCGATTGGGCGCGCTGCTAGTCACCTTGGTGTTGCTGGTGCTGGCGTGGCAGCTCAAACGGGCCGGGCTAAAAGGCATGGCGTCATTGGTGGTGATGGCATTGGGGCTGCAAGTTGCGTTGGGTATTAGTAATGTGGTCTTTCATCTGCCGCTGCCGATTGCAGTGGCACATAACGTTGGGGGCGCCGTGTTGATGTTAGCGGTCACGCTGGTGAACTACCGCGCCAGGTCGGCGCGGAGCTGGGCAACCAGAACTACACCTCGGCTTGGCATTGAAGCAATGGACCATGGGCACGGGTATCTGCATCCGGGTAAATAG
- a CDS encoding SURF1 family protein — protein sequence MKHFQPGMAPTVVVFLLLPLLIFLGFWQLDRGEEKRVLLNQFAERRIAEPITSTQLEQTVDPAYRRVQLRGQFDAAHSLMLDNSTRGGRGGIELIQPFHDQASGLWLWVNRGWLPWPTRRTPPVFNTPEQVLNLNAWVYMPSGATFQLGADPVGAPWPRLVTAVNPAKLWDELGREGFADELRLEPGPAAYQLDWPVVAMGPEKHLGYAVQWFAMAAALFGLFLYLGYRNAKEKKHGTSHESNQHV from the coding sequence ATGAAACATTTTCAACCCGGCATGGCGCCCACGGTGGTGGTTTTCCTGTTGCTGCCGCTGCTGATATTTCTGGGTTTCTGGCAGCTAGACCGGGGAGAGGAGAAGCGCGTGTTGCTCAACCAATTTGCCGAACGTCGAATAGCTGAACCCATCACCAGTACCCAGCTGGAACAAACCGTCGATCCGGCTTATCGACGGGTGCAACTGCGGGGTCAATTCGATGCTGCGCATAGCCTCATGCTGGACAACAGCACTCGTGGCGGTCGCGGCGGCATTGAGTTAATTCAACCTTTTCATGATCAGGCTAGCGGACTTTGGTTATGGGTTAATCGCGGCTGGCTACCTTGGCCTACCCGGCGCACGCCGCCGGTTTTTAACACGCCAGAGCAAGTGCTGAATTTAAACGCCTGGGTTTACATGCCCTCTGGCGCAACCTTTCAGTTAGGCGCGGACCCTGTGGGCGCGCCTTGGCCCCGATTGGTCACGGCGGTTAATCCCGCAAAACTCTGGGATGAACTCGGTCGAGAAGGATTTGCCGACGAATTACGGCTCGAACCTGGGCCAGCAGCGTATCAGCTTGATTGGCCTGTGGTGGCTATGGGGCCGGAGAAACACCTCGGTTATGCCGTTCAGTGGTTTGCCATGGCCGCAGCGTTGTTCGGTTTGTTTCTGTATCTGGGGTATCGCAACGCCAAGGAGAAAAAGCATGGGACGAGCCATGAATCCAATCAGCATGTCTGA
- a CDS encoding twin transmembrane helix small protein: protein MLKAAIVLMLVATMISLFSGLFFLVKDDSSSNRVVKALTVRVCLAAITVILIAWGFYSGQLVSHVSW from the coding sequence ATGCTCAAAGCGGCGATTGTTCTAATGCTCGTTGCCACGATGATCAGCCTGTTCAGCGGCCTGTTTTTTCTAGTCAAAGACGACAGCAGTTCCAACCGAGTAGTTAAAGCGCTAACCGTACGTGTTTGCCTCGCCGCGATCACCGTTATCTTGATCGCCTGGGGCTTTTACAGCGGTCAACTGGTGTCACATGTGAGCTGGTAA
- a CDS encoding cytochrome c oxidase subunit 3, with amino-acid sequence MAIHEHYYVPAQSKWPIIATVGMFTTMFGLGTWFNDLKAARPESHGPLIFFVGGLLLAYMLFGWFGTVIKESRSGLFSAQMDRSFRWGMSWFIFSEIMFFIAFFGALFYVRTWAGPWLGGEGSKGVAHMLWPNFHYAWPLMNPPDPKLFPGPKEVINPWHLPLINTVLLVSSSATVTVAHHALKKGHRGALKIWLAITVLLGLSFLMLQATEYMEAYHELGLTLGSGIYGATFFMLTGFHGAHVTIGTIILFVMLMRVMRGHFDAEHQFGFEAASWYWHFVDVVWIGLFVFVYVL; translated from the coding sequence ATGGCAATTCACGAGCATTACTACGTTCCCGCGCAAAGCAAGTGGCCGATTATCGCTACGGTCGGCATGTTCACTACGATGTTTGGCCTTGGCACCTGGTTCAACGACCTGAAGGCGGCACGTCCCGAATCCCACGGACCATTGATCTTTTTTGTGGGCGGATTGTTGTTGGCCTACATGCTGTTTGGCTGGTTTGGAACCGTTATCAAGGAAAGCCGTTCGGGGTTGTTCAGTGCGCAAATGGACCGTTCGTTTCGCTGGGGAATGAGCTGGTTTATCTTCTCCGAAATCATGTTTTTTATCGCATTCTTTGGCGCGCTGTTCTACGTGCGCACTTGGGCCGGTCCATGGCTGGGCGGTGAAGGTTCTAAGGGTGTGGCGCACATGCTTTGGCCGAACTTTCACTACGCCTGGCCGCTAATGAATCCACCTGACCCAAAGCTCTTTCCTGGTCCGAAAGAGGTGATTAACCCGTGGCACTTGCCGCTGATCAATACCGTCCTGCTGGTCAGCTCCAGCGCCACGGTCACAGTTGCTCACCACGCATTGAAAAAAGGCCACCGTGGCGCCCTAAAAATTTGGTTGGCGATCACCGTGTTACTGGGCTTGAGCTTTTTGATGTTGCAGGCAACCGAATACATGGAGGCGTATCACGAACTGGGCCTGACCTTGGGTTCGGGCATCTACGGCGCTACGTTTTTCATGCTCACCGGTTTTCACGGCGCCCACGTCACCATCGGCACGATCATTCTGTTTGTCATGTTGATGCGAGTGATGCGCGGGCATTTTGACGCCGAACATCAATTCGGCTTCGAGGCGGCCAGTTGGTATTGGCACTTTGTCGACGTTGTGTGGATTGGCTTGTTTGTTTTCGTCTATGTGCTTTAA
- a CDS encoding cytochrome c oxidase assembly protein gives MDEQRSIRRLVIRLLMLVVLMFAFGFALVPLYDVMCKALGINGKTGDKYEGSQVIDQSRQVQVQFLSSNNSDMVWDFYPKGDVLDVHPGAVNEMLFVAHNPTNHVMKAQAIPSISPGEVAVYFHKTECFCFTQQTLQPGERIEMPVRFILDRELPKDVKQLTLAYTLFDITARSPPVAKVASNDGQDLATKGAR, from the coding sequence ATGGACGAACAGCGTTCAATCCGGCGCTTGGTCATCCGCCTCTTGATGTTGGTGGTGCTGATGTTTGCGTTCGGTTTCGCGTTGGTGCCGCTGTATGACGTGATGTGCAAGGCGCTCGGCATCAATGGCAAGACCGGCGATAAATACGAAGGCTCCCAAGTGATTGATCAGAGTCGTCAGGTGCAGGTGCAATTTCTATCGAGCAACAACAGCGACATGGTTTGGGACTTCTACCCAAAGGGCGATGTGTTGGACGTACACCCCGGCGCGGTCAACGAGATGCTGTTCGTGGCGCATAACCCGACCAACCATGTGATGAAAGCGCAGGCAATCCCGAGCATCTCGCCGGGCGAAGTCGCGGTGTATTTCCACAAGACTGAATGCTTTTGCTTCACACAACAAACCTTGCAGCCGGGCGAGCGAATCGAAATGCCGGTGCGCTTCATCCTCGATCGCGAATTACCCAAAGACGTGAAACAACTGACCTTGGCTTATACGCTGTTTGACATCACCGCTCGCTCGCCGCCAGTTGCCAAAGTCGCCAGCAATGACGGCCAAGACCTTGCAACCAAGGGTGCCCGATAA